The Bacillus sp. Y1 genome includes the window GAAAAATATGAGACAGGTACCTTACTTGATCCATTATTTACTCTAGCTCTATTACTAGTCGGATTTTCTAGTTTTTATATGAAACCAGTTAATAAACAGCAATCGGATACAGTTAGTCCTTCAAAAGTGGGGTTATGGAGATTAATTATTTTATATACGTTCCTAATGGCACTTTTACTCATTTTTTATAAAATAGAAGGAATTAATTTTACTCTATTCACAATAAGTACAACGTTTATCATTTTTCTAATCATTGTTCGACTAGTATTTATCTTGGTGGAAAACAACCGATTACTTTTGAAATATGACAAAAATAATAAAGATTTACTACTTAGTACAGAACGATATTTGTCTCTTTTTAAATATCATCCAGATGCAGTGTTCTCCCTTCGCTTGAATGGAACCTTTCAAAGTGCAAATGCCTCTTGTGCACAATTAGTTGGAATGGAAACCGTTCAGCTAATTGGAAAATCATTTTATCAGTTCATAGATCCGAGAGACCTTGATCGAGTTGCCACTCATTTTTCAAAGATAGAAGAAGAACCACAGGTGTTCGAAGTAACTTTAAACAGTAAGAATGGAAGTGCTTATTCTGTAGTCATTACCCTTGTACCAATTGTAGTTAATGGTCAGATTGAAGGAATTTATGGAGTTGGGAAAGACATTACGGAAGTAAAGGTAAGTATAGATAGGATTAATTATATGGCGTACCATGATTTGTTAACAGGGTTGCCTAACAGAGCTTTGTTTGAGAGTGTGTTAGATGCAGAAATCAAAGACGGTACTACAGATAATAGTATGTTAGCCGTTATGTATATTGATTTAGACCGGTTTAAAAATATAAATGATACACTTGGTCATGATGCAGGAGATGAGTTACTTGTAGATATGGCTAAGCGTCTTTCAAATTGTGTTGGTGATCAAGCAATAATAGCAAGGCAAGGTGGCGATGAATTCACGCTACTATTTAATCATATTGTAGATCGGGATCATGTTATTACACTGGCGGAGTCTGTTTGTCGTGTATTAAGTGAGCCATATTCGATAAGAAACTATGAATTTTTAGCCACACCTAGTATAGGGATTTCCATTTTCGAGCCTGGGAATTCAGAAACGGCTATTTCTCTTATGAAAAAAGCAGACTTAGCTATGTATAAAGCTAAAAACAATGGAAGAAATCAATTCAGAATCTTTGAACCGAAAATGGAAGAAGACTCAAGAAACACGTTTGTATTAGGAAGTGACCTTAGTAAGGCTGTTCATAACAATGAACTAGTTTTACACTACCAGCCACAATTTGATACTGAAGAAAATCGAATGTACGGTGTAGAAGCACTTATTCGTTGGCAGCATCCTACATTTGGATTATTATACCCCGGTGATTTTATTTCAATTGCAGAAGATACAGATCTAATCATCTCTATTGGAGAATGGATTCTGAGAGAAACTTGTAAACAAGGAAAGCTATGGGGAGAACAATTAAGGATTTCAGTCAATATTTCTCCGAAGCAATTCCAATCAGCGCAACTGATTGAAACCATTAAGCGTGTTTTAGAAGAAACAAAACTTAGGCCAGATCTTCTCAATATCGAGATCACTGAGGCAGTGGCAATGAGTAATATGAATGAAACTTTAAAAAAACTGGAAGCTATTAGAATGTTAGGTGTTAATCTATCCATTGATGATTTTGGTACAGGTTATTCTTCTCTCTCCTATCTTCCGAAATTACCAATTACAGAGTTAAAGATTCCTAGAGAGTTTCTAGTCGAAATGGAACACCATGCAGCATATAAGGCCATTATTCAAACCATTATTGCATTAGGAAAACGGTTGAAGGTAGACGTGATTGCTGAAGGGGTAGAAACACAAAAACAAAAGGAAATGCTAGAAAAAATGAAGTGTCATATGATGCAAGGGTATCATTTTAGTAGACCGGTTCCTGTAGATGAAATTGAGAAGATGTTGTATGTTGAAAAGTTAGGTTTTAAATAATAGATAAATAAAAGAACACCTTTATGATAGAAAAAGACACATTCATAAAGGTGTTTTTTAATTGTTAAAAACTGTCTGAAAATTAAATATATGGATAAAACACGAACATTATGATAAAAAAATAATAAAATGTTCGATATTTGTATTGTTATTTCATATGTAATTTGGTAGATTATTAATCAGGTATTAAACATGCATATGATGAAAACACACATAGGGGGAACGTCATGAAAAAGTTATTTTCCGTATTGATCTTAGGATTGATTCTACTAGTTGCAGGTTGTGGTGGAGCTGAAGAATCAGAGAATAATAGTAGTTCAACAAATGAAGAAAAGAAAAAGATTGCCTTAGTACTACCTGAAAAAATGGGTGTGAATCCTTTCTTCCAGCAAATGGATGAAGGGGCGAAACAAGCGGCTGAGGAATTTGGAGTGGAATTAAAGACGATTGAATCAACTGATCATTCGGCTATTGAAGAAAATCTTCGTGTAGCGGTTGCTGAAGGTTATGACCTAATTATTACGTCTTCTTTTGAATCAGAAGATGCCCTTAAAAAGGTAGCAGCAGAAAATCCAGATCGTCAATTTGCGATTATTGATACAGTAGTAGATTTACCTAATGTTCAAAGTGTTAACTTCCGTGAACACGAAGCGGCTTATCTTTTAGGAGCTGCTGCAGGACTTTCAACGAAGACGGACAAAGTTGGTATGGTAGTTGCAATGGATATTCCATTAATGAAAAAGTGGACGGTAGCATTTGAACAAGGTCTTAAGGAAACGAATCCAGACGCTGAGTTCCTAGTAAACTATGTGGGAAGCTTCTCAGATCCTGCTAAAGCGAAGGAATTAGCGTTGCTTCAAGCTTCTAAGGGTGCGGACTTTGTTGCTGGTGCTTCAGCAGTTGGTGATTTAGGAGTATTTGAAGCAGCAAAGGAGCAAGGTTTCTTCACATCAGGTCAAGATATTGATCGTACAGAAGTAGATCCTGAGCATGTCGTTCTTTCCCAGCTTAAAGGTACGGATGCAGCAGCTTATGAAACGGTAAAAGCTTATGCAAATGGTAGCTTTGAACCTGGAGTGGTTGAGTATGGTCTAAAGGAAAAAGGTGTTGGCTTAACGTATGTGACACATGAAAGCAACACACCACTACATTCTTTTGTTGGTCAGGAAGCTATTGATCAAGTAAAAGCACTTTATGATGAGATCATTGCAGGTAGTAAAGTGATTGAAAATCCATTAAGTGAGTAAACTGAAAAAATCAAACCGACTGCAGATTGTAGTCGGTTTCCATTTTTACAGGGGGGAAAACAATGACTTATCGCTTAGAGATGAAGGCAATGACCAAGAAATATGGCGATTTCCTTGCGAATGACGGCATCTCCATTCAATTAAAAAAAGGAGAAGTTCTTGCGATTGTTGGTGAAAATGGTGCTGGTAAAACAACGCTCATGAGGATGCTTTATGGGTTAGAACAGCCAACGAGTGGAGAAATTAAGCTAAATGGCAAACAAGCCCAATTTTATGGACCTCAAGATGCGATCGAACAAGGAATAGGAATGGTTCATCAGCATTTTATGTTATTTAGTGATTTTACTGTTACCGAAAATATTGTGATTGGGCATGAACCCATCAAGAATGGATTCTTTAATAGAAAAATGGCAGCGGAACAGGTTCAAAAGTTGAGTGATCAATATAAGATTCAAGTGAATCCTAGTAAAAAAGCTGGAGATTGTTCAGTAGGAGAACAGCAACGGATTGAAATTTTAAAAGTGCTATATCAGGGTGCGGAAATTATTATTCTTGATGAGCCGACAGCTGTGTTAACCCCTTTTGAAGTGGATGAGCTATTAAAAACGATTCGCTTTCTAGCGGATCAAGGAAAAAGTATCATTCTTATCACTCATAAGTTACCAGAAGTCATGAAAGTAGCCGATCATGTGACAGTGTTACGAAATGGACGTGTAACAGGGAATGTAAAAAAGATGGACACTTCGATTGATCTACTGGCTACGATGATGGTAGGACGAGAGCTCCAACAGCTTTCAGAGCGTAATCAACTAAATGGAGAGCCCTTGCTAGAACTAGAAGAGATTTCGATAAAAGGGAAAGGTTCAAAACCTATATTGGATCAGCTTTCTTTAACGGTTCATCGCGGGGAAATAGTAGGAATTGCGGGAGTATCAGGCAACGGCCAATCTGAGTTGATTCAAGCGATTTCGGGATTAACATCGGTTGATCAGGGGGACATACGTTTAGGTGATACCCATCTAGTTGGTAAATCTGTAGCATTTAGAAGAAATGAGGGGCTCGCTCATATACCAGAGGATCGCTTTTTATGGGGAGCTGCGAAGGATGCTACGATTGAAGAAACCGGTGTAATGGGATATTACAATAAAAAAGCCTTTAACAAGTATTCCTTTATTTTGAAAAGCTCGTTTCGAGAGGTTGTAAAAGGTTGGATTGACCGCTTCGAGATAAAGGTTAAATCGGTTGATGACAAGTCAGGGAACCTTTCTGGCGGAAACCTTCAAAAACTAATTGTTGCACGTGAACTTGGATTTGAAACCAATTTTCTCATTGCAGCTGAACCAACTCGTGGTGTCGATATTGGTGCCATGGAATATATCCATGAGGCAATCCTTGAAAAGCGTAACCGTGGGGATGGAATTTTACTTGTCTCTTCGGAGCTATCGGAAATTCTATTACTATCAGACAGAATTGCGGTCATGTTTGAAGGGAAAATCGTTGATGTTCTTGAAAGAAAAGATGCAACAGAAGAACGTCTGAGTGTACTTATGGCAGGAGGAAAAGAAGATGAATCTTCAGAGAAAAATACAACAACTGCTTAAGCCTTTATTCCAACCAATGATAGCGGTCCTGATTGGACTGTTAACCGGAGCACTTGCCATAGCTCTTATTGGAGAGTCTATTTTCGATACGTACAAAGTCATGTGGGATGGAGCGTTTGGAAACTTCTACTTCCTAACAGCTACTCTTGCCCGGGCTACTCCTATCATATTGATAGGGTTGGGATTAGCTCTCGCCTTTCGAGCAGGTGTGTTTAATATGGGGGCAGAAGGTCAGATGGTATTAGGGGCCGTGTGCGCGGCGCTTGCAGCCCTTTATGTACCAGGTTCTGGGATCGTTAAATTTCTTTCGGCGTTTCTGGCAGGCTTTATAGCTGGGGGATTATGGTCATTGTTAGCCGGTTGGATGGAAGTGAAATACAAAGTACAGCTATTGATTTCTACCCTTCTTTTAAACTATGTCGCTGTCTTGTTCGCAGGTTACTTGGTGGCGGAACCCTTCCAGGATAAGTCAGGCTCTGCTGCCCTAGCTCAGACGCCTATGATTGATCAAGCAGTTTGGCTTCCTAAACTGTTTTCTGGAATGAGCGTGCATATGGGGTTTGTAATAGCCGTTATTGGTGCGGTCATCTTATATGTGGTTCTCCAATTTACTTCTTCTGGATATGAAGTGAGAATGCTCGGGAAGAACCCTTTCTTTGCTGAATACGGCGGTATTAATAAACAGAAGGTTCTCCTCTTTAGCATGTTTTTTAGCGGTGGGATTGCTGGGTTAGCTGGAACAGTTGAGGTTCTCGGATCTCAGTATCGATATGTAGAGGGAGCCCTAACCGTACCGGGCTATGCATGGACAGGTTTAATGGCAGCACTGTTAGCAAACTCCAATCCATTAGGTACAGCAGTAGCTGCGATTTTACTGGCAGCCTTACAAACGGGTGCGATGGGGATGGAACGAAACACAGAAGTACCTTTGGAAATTGCTAGTGTCATTCAAGGTGTTCTTATTTTATTCGTTACTGCAAAATTCACCTTAAGCTGGTGGAAAGTTAAAAAGAAAGCGGGTGACGTGAATGGAGCTGTTTGATTATTCCCTTTTTGCTTCAGCTATCCGAATGGTAAGCCCTATTCTATTGGCTGCCTTAGGAGGAGCATTATGTGCTCGAGTCGGAATCTTTAATGTGGGTCTTGAGGGCTTAATTCTAGCAGGTGCCTTTTCCGCAATCGTTGGTAACTATTATAGTGGAAGTGTGATAGTAGCTGTTTTAACCGGAGCCTTCGGTGGTGTTCTAGTCTCTTTATTATTTGGACTAGCGACGATCAAGTTTAAAGCTAATCCG containing:
- a CDS encoding putative bifunctional diguanylate cyclase/phosphodiesterase, with protein sequence MVKHQKSIGVFIFVYILFYYFVVLFGDPSVRLIVVMRNIISTIGPLISSMWLLSGFLKSDGKRDYFSLFLSLGTFSYFIAEILWMYYESYLFVNVPYPGSPDIFYMLQIMFYLIALGYYFYQVKTIHRLMRWIFEVLIVMISATTLSYHFIMKSLIVNPEITGAYLIVSLGYPIGDLILLFSALILYFDSDDFGKRNALFYILVGLVFQVFADSGYVYLTLREKYETGTLLDPLFTLALLLVGFSSFYMKPVNKQQSDTVSPSKVGLWRLIILYTFLMALLLIFYKIEGINFTLFTISTTFIIFLIIVRLVFILVENNRLLLKYDKNNKDLLLSTERYLSLFKYHPDAVFSLRLNGTFQSANASCAQLVGMETVQLIGKSFYQFIDPRDLDRVATHFSKIEEEPQVFEVTLNSKNGSAYSVVITLVPIVVNGQIEGIYGVGKDITEVKVSIDRINYMAYHDLLTGLPNRALFESVLDAEIKDGTTDNSMLAVMYIDLDRFKNINDTLGHDAGDELLVDMAKRLSNCVGDQAIIARQGGDEFTLLFNHIVDRDHVITLAESVCRVLSEPYSIRNYEFLATPSIGISIFEPGNSETAISLMKKADLAMYKAKNNGRNQFRIFEPKMEEDSRNTFVLGSDLSKAVHNNELVLHYQPQFDTEENRMYGVEALIRWQHPTFGLLYPGDFISIAEDTDLIISIGEWILRETCKQGKLWGEQLRISVNISPKQFQSAQLIETIKRVLEETKLRPDLLNIEITEAVAMSNMNETLKKLEAIRMLGVNLSIDDFGTGYSSLSYLPKLPITELKIPREFLVEMEHHAAYKAIIQTIIALGKRLKVDVIAEGVETQKQKEMLEKMKCHMMQGYHFSRPVPVDEIEKMLYVEKLGFK
- a CDS encoding BMP family protein yields the protein MKKLFSVLILGLILLVAGCGGAEESENNSSSTNEEKKKIALVLPEKMGVNPFFQQMDEGAKQAAEEFGVELKTIESTDHSAIEENLRVAVAEGYDLIITSSFESEDALKKVAAENPDRQFAIIDTVVDLPNVQSVNFREHEAAYLLGAAAGLSTKTDKVGMVVAMDIPLMKKWTVAFEQGLKETNPDAEFLVNYVGSFSDPAKAKELALLQASKGADFVAGASAVGDLGVFEAAKEQGFFTSGQDIDRTEVDPEHVVLSQLKGTDAAAYETVKAYANGSFEPGVVEYGLKEKGVGLTYVTHESNTPLHSFVGQEAIDQVKALYDEIIAGSKVIENPLSE
- a CDS encoding ABC transporter ATP-binding protein, with translation MTYRLEMKAMTKKYGDFLANDGISIQLKKGEVLAIVGENGAGKTTLMRMLYGLEQPTSGEIKLNGKQAQFYGPQDAIEQGIGMVHQHFMLFSDFTVTENIVIGHEPIKNGFFNRKMAAEQVQKLSDQYKIQVNPSKKAGDCSVGEQQRIEILKVLYQGAEIIILDEPTAVLTPFEVDELLKTIRFLADQGKSIILITHKLPEVMKVADHVTVLRNGRVTGNVKKMDTSIDLLATMMVGRELQQLSERNQLNGEPLLELEEISIKGKGSKPILDQLSLTVHRGEIVGIAGVSGNGQSELIQAISGLTSVDQGDIRLGDTHLVGKSVAFRRNEGLAHIPEDRFLWGAAKDATIEETGVMGYYNKKAFNKYSFILKSSFREVVKGWIDRFEIKVKSVDDKSGNLSGGNLQKLIVARELGFETNFLIAAEPTRGVDIGAMEYIHEAILEKRNRGDGILLVSSELSEILLLSDRIAVMFEGKIVDVLERKDATEERLSVLMAGGKEDESSEKNTTTA
- a CDS encoding ABC transporter permease — translated: MNLQRKIQQLLKPLFQPMIAVLIGLLTGALAIALIGESIFDTYKVMWDGAFGNFYFLTATLARATPIILIGLGLALAFRAGVFNMGAEGQMVLGAVCAALAALYVPGSGIVKFLSAFLAGFIAGGLWSLLAGWMEVKYKVQLLISTLLLNYVAVLFAGYLVAEPFQDKSGSAALAQTPMIDQAVWLPKLFSGMSVHMGFVIAVIGAVILYVVLQFTSSGYEVRMLGKNPFFAEYGGINKQKVLLFSMFFSGGIAGLAGTVEVLGSQYRYVEGALTVPGYAWTGLMAALLANSNPLGTAVAAILLAALQTGAMGMERNTEVPLEIASVIQGVLILFVTAKFTLSWWKVKKKAGDVNGAV